A genome region from Triticum aestivum cultivar Chinese Spring chromosome 2B, IWGSC CS RefSeq v2.1, whole genome shotgun sequence includes the following:
- the LOC123043726 gene encoding UPF0235 protein At5g63440 isoform X1, whose translation MPKRTTHTYSSEDALPEGPESDLFVYYCKHCASHVLITDTLLQKMPKRKTDRAHVLDKAKHLARLNVKDAGKILLKRGEGKLEKQFRMTCVGCDLFVCYRSEEDLELAPYIYVVDGALSSVAAETNPHDAPVPPCITQLQGGLVQVAIEVEDRAQRSAITRVNADDVRVAVAAPAARGEANNELLEFMGKVLGLRLSQMTLQRGWNNKSKLLIVEDLSARQVYEKLLEAVQP comes from the exons ATGCCTAAGCGGACGACCCACACGTACTCGAGCGAGGACGCGCTGCCGGAGGGCCCCGAGTCCGACCTCTTCGTCTACTACTGCAAGCACTGCGCCTCCCACGTCCTCATCACTG ATACCCTATTGCAGAAAATGCCAAAGAGGAAGACCGACCGAGCACATGTTCTAGATAAGGCAAAGCATCTTGCGAGGTTAAATGTGAAAGATGCAGGAAAAATCTTGTTGAAACG TGGAGAAGGAAAGCTCGAAAAGCAGTTTCGCATGACCTGCGTGGGATGCGACCTTTTTGTTTGCTACCGATCGGAGGAAGATTTGGAGCTTGCTCCTTATATATATGTTGTTGATGGAGCACTGAGTTCGGTGGCGGCTGAGACAAATCCACAT GATGCTCCTGTACCCCCTTGCATAACACAGTTGCAGGGTGGACTTGTCCAAGTTGCCATTGAAGTAGAAGACCGAGCACAACGTTCAGCAATAACAA GAGTGAACGCTGACGATGTTCGAGTAGCAGTAGCTGCCCCTGCTGCTCGGGGGGAGGCTAACAACGAGTTGCTAGAATTTATGGGCAAG GTGCTTGGCTTAAGATTGAGTCAGATGACCCTTCAAAGGGGATGGAATAATAAGTCAAAGCTTCTGATT GTTGAAGATTTGTCTGCGCGGCAAGTTTATGAGAAGCTCCTAGAAGCTGTCCAACCGTAG
- the LOC123043726 gene encoding UPF0235 protein At5g63440 isoform X2, translating into MPKRKTDRAHVLDKAKHLARLNVKDAGKILLKRGEGKLEKQFRMTCVGCDLFVCYRSEEDLELAPYIYVVDGALSSVAAETNPHDAPVPPCITQLQGGLVQVAIEVEDRAQRSAITRVNADDVRVAVAAPAARGEANNELLEFMGKVLGLRLSQMTLQRGWNNKSKLLIVEDLSARQVYEKLLEAVQP; encoded by the exons ATGCCAAAGAGGAAGACCGACCGAGCACATGTTCTAGATAAGGCAAAGCATCTTGCGAGGTTAAATGTGAAAGATGCAGGAAAAATCTTGTTGAAACG TGGAGAAGGAAAGCTCGAAAAGCAGTTTCGCATGACCTGCGTGGGATGCGACCTTTTTGTTTGCTACCGATCGGAGGAAGATTTGGAGCTTGCTCCTTATATATATGTTGTTGATGGAGCACTGAGTTCGGTGGCGGCTGAGACAAATCCACAT GATGCTCCTGTACCCCCTTGCATAACACAGTTGCAGGGTGGACTTGTCCAAGTTGCCATTGAAGTAGAAGACCGAGCACAACGTTCAGCAATAACAA GAGTGAACGCTGACGATGTTCGAGTAGCAGTAGCTGCCCCTGCTGCTCGGGGGGAGGCTAACAACGAGTTGCTAGAATTTATGGGCAAG GTGCTTGGCTTAAGATTGAGTCAGATGACCCTTCAAAGGGGATGGAATAATAAGTCAAAGCTTCTGATT GTTGAAGATTTGTCTGCGCGGCAAGTTTATGAGAAGCTCCTAGAAGCTGTCCAACCGTAG